The region GGCCCGTACGTCGACCGGATGGTCGCGGAGGCCAAGGCGGGGCGCGGAACGATCAGCGCGACCGGCGCGCTGCACGGTCTCTACCCCATCCTCCTCAGCGCCAATCTGATCCGGGACATGGCGCCGGTGCAAAAACAGCTCGGGGGGCTGAAGGACCGCACGTTTTACAAGGACCTGCTCGCGGTGTCGCACATGGGCGGCATCCAGGCGTTCATACCCTGGATGCAGGCGACCTACGTCTTCGCGGCCGCCAAGTCGTCGCTGCAGTACTTCCCCAAAGGCCGCAACCCGATGCGGATGACCTACGACGATCTGCTGCAATGGGGACAGAACATTCGGCAGGCCGCCGGGCAGCGCCGGCTCGGCTTCCCCGTCGGGCCGAACGGCCTGTACGGCCGCTTCCTGCACGGCTACGCCTATCCGTCGTTTACCGGAGCGCAGGTCAAGCGGTTCAAGTCTCCCGAGGCCGTCGCGATGTGGCAGTACCTGCGCCGGCTCTGGGGCGTCACGCATCCGTCGTCGTTCACGTACGAGTTCATGTACGAACCCCTCCTGTCCGGTGAGGTCTGGGTCGCGTGGGACCACACGGCCCGGCTGATTCCCGCCCTCCGCCAGAAGCCGGACGACTTCGTGGTGCTGCCCTCGCCGGCGGGGCCGCGCGGCCGGTCCTTCATCTCGGTGATCGTGGGACTGTCGATTCCCAAGAACGCCCCCGACCCGGACGGCGGCGTCAAGCTGATCGAGTACCTGACCCGCCCGTCGACGCAGCTCCTGACGCTCGTGGGCGACGGGTTTTTCCCGGTGTCGCCCGAAGTGGCGAAGTCGGCGACCAGCGGATGGGTCAAGGTCGTGGCGGACGGGGTGTCCGCGCAGGCCGGGGCGCCGGACGCGCACACCGCGCTGCTCCCGGTGGGGTTGGGCGCCCGAACCGCGGAATTCGTCCCGATCTACGCCGACACGTTCCGGCTGATCGCGATTCAGGGGAAGAGCATTCCGGACGTGCTCACGGCGCAGGCCGGCCGGCTCGCGGCGCTGTACCAGGCGGCGAACGCGGTGTGCCCGCCGCCGGATCCCGCGATCACGCCCTGTAAGCCGGACTAGGACCCCGCCGGGCCGACGGGTGGCGAAGTCGCGCCGCGCCGCGTGGGCGCCGTACCTTCTGGCGGTGCCCACGCTGGTGTTTCTCGGCGTGTTCGTCGCCTATCCGATGGTCCAGGCGTTTCTGCTGGGCATCACCACGCCGGACACAGGACGGGTCACCCTCGACAATGTCCGGCGGATGACGTCGGACCTTTACTTTACTCCGGCGGTCCGCGACACCCTGGTGATCACGGCGGTCGCGATTCCCCTGCAGGTCGCGCTGGGACTGGCGATGGCGCTCCTCGTGCAGACCCGCTTCGCGGGGCATTCGATCTTTCTGTACCTCTGCGCGGTGCCGATCGGGATTTCCGATCTCGCCGCGGGGCTGATCTGGCTGTCGATCTTCACGGAGCGCGGGTACCTCAACGCGCTGCTGTTCGGCCTCGGCCGGATCACCCAGCCCGGGCCGTTCCTCACGTACGACCGGCCGGGGTGGCTCCTTGCGGCCGTCGTGCTGACGGAGGTCTGGCGGGCCACGGCGATCGTGATGCTGATCCTGCTGAGCGGCCTGCAGTTGATCCCCAAGGACTACCTCGAGTCGGCCCAGGTGTTTGGGGCCGGTCCCTGGCAGACCCTGCGGTGGGTGACGCTGCCGCTGCTGCGGGCCAGCCTGCAGACGGCGCTGATCATCCGGACGATCCTCGCCTTCGAGGTGTTTGCGCCGGTGATGATGCTCACGGGCCGGCTGCTGCCCGTGCT is a window of bacterium DNA encoding:
- a CDS encoding ABC transporter substrate-binding protein, coding for MSERQTARLTRRQFVTAGGVLAGSLAAARLGGRPAFGAAAPEIVFTTDQLIPLQEQEWARTSLMAGFTKASGIPVRFIAEGDGPYVDRMVAEAKAGRGTISATGALHGLYPILLSANLIRDMAPVQKQLGGLKDRTFYKDLLAVSHMGGIQAFIPWMQATYVFAAAKSSLQYFPKGRNPMRMTYDDLLQWGQNIRQAAGQRRLGFPVGPNGLYGRFLHGYAYPSFTGAQVKRFKSPEAVAMWQYLRRLWGVTHPSSFTYEFMYEPLLSGEVWVAWDHTARLIPALRQKPDDFVVLPSPAGPRGRSFISVIVGLSIPKNAPDPDGGVKLIEYLTRPSTQLLTLVGDGFFPVSPEVAKSATSGWVKVVADGVSAQAGAPDAHTALLPVGLGARTAEFVPIYADTFRLIAIQGKSIPDVLTAQAGRLAALYQAANAVCPPPDPAITPCKPD
- a CDS encoding sugar ABC transporter permease; this encodes MAKSRRAAWAPYLLAVPTLVFLGVFVAYPMVQAFLLGITTPDTGRVTLDNVRRMTSDLYFTPAVRDTLVITAVAIPLQVALGLAMALLVQTRFAGHSIFLYLCAVPIGISDLAAGLIWLSIFTERGYLNALLFGLGRITQPGPFLTYDRPGWLLAAVVLTEVWRATAIVMLILLSGLQLIPKDYLESAQVFGAGPWQTLRWVTLPLLRASLQTALIIRTILAFEVFAPVMMLTGRLLPVLAGESYLWYSLYRNPNVASAYGALILLLSGAFTWTYLRVLRPRPGEVQG